A portion of the Streptomyces platensis genome contains these proteins:
- a CDS encoding NAD(P)H-hydrate dehydratase: MRTAYSVETVRTAERELMARLPEGALMQRAAAGLAVACGELLGKVYGSRVVLLVGSGDNGGDALYAGARLARRGAGVAAVLLSPERAHQGGLAALRAAGGRVSDDAPRDIGRADLVVDGIVGIGGRGGLRPEAAQLARAAWESAPVVAVDLPSGVDADSGEVHGDAVRADATVTFGAYKPGLLIDPARDRAGALRLVDIGLTLPQEAELEALQHEDVAELLPRPAPESDKYRRGVVGVVAGSARYPGAAVLAVAGALRGGAGAVRYVGPAADAVLARFPETLVHPGPPDKAGRVQAWVIGPGIGDEADALEDVLAADVPVLVDADGLRFLTPERVRARRAETLLTPHAGEAAALLGRGREEVEAARLASVRELAARYGATVLLKGSTTLVAEADGPVRVNPTGTGWLATAGSGDVLSGVTGSLLAAGLPARDAGSVGAYLHGLAARRAAGPDGAPVLASEVAAHLGAAWRDVTH, encoded by the coding sequence ATGAGGACTGCCTACAGCGTGGAGACCGTACGGACCGCCGAGCGCGAGCTCATGGCCCGGCTGCCCGAAGGGGCCCTGATGCAGCGGGCGGCGGCCGGACTGGCCGTGGCCTGCGGGGAGTTGCTGGGCAAGGTGTACGGCAGCCGGGTGGTGCTGCTGGTGGGCAGCGGTGACAACGGCGGGGACGCGCTGTACGCCGGCGCCCGGCTGGCCCGGCGCGGGGCCGGGGTGGCGGCGGTGCTGCTCTCGCCCGAACGGGCCCACCAGGGCGGACTGGCCGCGCTGCGGGCCGCCGGGGGACGCGTTTCGGACGACGCGCCGCGGGACATCGGCCGCGCCGACCTCGTCGTGGACGGCATCGTCGGGATCGGCGGGCGCGGTGGGCTGCGCCCGGAGGCCGCGCAACTCGCGCGGGCGGCATGGGAGTCGGCGCCGGTGGTCGCGGTCGATCTGCCCAGCGGGGTGGACGCGGACAGCGGCGAGGTGCACGGGGACGCCGTACGGGCCGATGCGACGGTGACGTTCGGTGCGTACAAGCCGGGGCTGCTGATCGACCCGGCGCGGGACCGGGCCGGGGCGCTGCGGCTGGTCGACATCGGGCTCACGCTGCCGCAGGAGGCCGAACTGGAGGCGTTGCAGCATGAGGACGTGGCGGAGCTGTTGCCGCGTCCGGCGCCCGAGAGCGACAAGTACCGGCGGGGCGTGGTCGGGGTGGTCGCCGGGTCCGCGCGGTATCCGGGGGCGGCGGTGCTCGCGGTGGCGGGCGCGCTGCGGGGCGGCGCGGGGGCCGTGCGGTATGTCGGCCCGGCCGCCGACGCGGTGCTGGCGCGCTTCCCGGAGACGCTGGTGCACCCCGGACCGCCGGACAAGGCCGGCCGGGTGCAGGCGTGGGTGATCGGGCCCGGCATCGGAGACGAGGCGGACGCGCTGGAGGACGTGCTGGCGGCGGATGTGCCGGTGCTGGTGGACGCGGACGGCCTGCGCTTCCTGACGCCGGAGCGGGTCCGGGCGCGCAGGGCAGAGACCTTGCTGACGCCGCACGCGGGGGAGGCCGCCGCGCTGCTCGGGCGCGGGCGCGAGGAGGTCGAGGCGGCGCGGCTGGCCTCCGTACGGGAGTTGGCGGCGCGCTACGGGGCCACGGTGCTGCTCAAGGGCTCGACGACGCTGGTCGCGGAGGCGGACGGTCCCGTACGGGTCAACCCCACCGGGACCGGCTGGCTGGCGACGGCCGGGAGCGGGGATGTGCTGTCGGGGGTGACCGGGTCGTTGCTCGCCGCGGGACTGCCGGCGCGGGACGCCGGATCCGTCGGCGCGTATCTGCACGGGCTGGCGGCGCGCCGCGCGGCCGGGCCGGACGGCGCGCCGGTCCTGGCCTCCGAGGTCGCCGCCCATCTGGGCGCCGCCTGGCGTGATGTGACGCACTGA
- the coaA gene encoding type I pantothenate kinase yields MPQTTDPQQRRRADSSPYVDLTRAQWSALREKTPLPLTADEVEQLRGLGDVIDLDEVRDVYLPLSRLLNLYVGATSNLRGALNTFLGDAGGGPQPGTPFVIGVAGSVAVGKSTTARLLQALLARWPEHPRVELVTTDGFLFPNAELHRRGLMSRKGFPESYDRRALTRFVAAVKSGKAQVTAPVYSHLIYDIVPGEQLTVQRPDILIVEGLNVLQPALPGKDGRTRLGLADFFDFSVYVDARTEDIEKWYLGRFRKLRETAFQNPFSYFRKYTQVSEDEALDYARMIWRTVNKPNLQQNVAPTRGRANLVLRKGPDHKVQRLSLRKL; encoded by the coding sequence GTGCCCCAGACGACCGATCCGCAGCAACGACGCCGCGCCGACAGCTCCCCGTACGTCGATCTGACGCGCGCGCAGTGGAGCGCCCTGCGGGAGAAAACCCCGCTGCCCCTGACGGCCGATGAGGTCGAACAGCTGCGTGGCCTGGGCGATGTCATCGACCTCGACGAGGTACGCGATGTCTATCTCCCGCTGTCCCGGCTCCTCAACCTCTACGTCGGCGCCACCAGCAATCTGCGCGGTGCGCTGAACACCTTCCTCGGCGACGCGGGCGGCGGCCCCCAGCCCGGCACCCCGTTCGTCATCGGGGTCGCGGGCAGCGTGGCGGTCGGCAAGTCCACCACCGCGCGGCTGCTCCAGGCGCTGCTGGCCCGCTGGCCCGAGCACCCACGCGTCGAGCTGGTCACCACCGACGGCTTCCTCTTCCCCAACGCCGAACTGCACCGGCGCGGTCTGATGTCCCGCAAGGGCTTCCCGGAGTCCTACGACCGGCGGGCGCTGACCCGCTTCGTCGCGGCGGTGAAGTCCGGCAAGGCCCAGGTCACCGCGCCGGTCTACTCCCACCTGATCTACGACATCGTGCCGGGCGAGCAGCTGACCGTGCAGCGCCCCGACATCCTCATCGTCGAGGGCCTGAACGTCCTCCAGCCGGCCCTGCCCGGCAAGGACGGTCGCACCCGCCTCGGGCTCGCCGACTTCTTCGACTTCTCCGTCTACGTCGACGCCCGCACCGAGGACATCGAGAAGTGGTACCTCGGCCGCTTCCGCAAGCTGCGCGAGACCGCCTTCCAGAACCCGTTCTCGTACTTCCGCAAGTACACCCAGGTCTCCGAGGACGAGGCCCTCGACTACGCCCGGATGATCTGGCGCACCGTCAACAAGCCCAACCTGCAACAGAACGTCGCCCCGACCCGCGGCCGTGCCAACCTGGTGCTCCGCAAGGGGCCGGACCACAAGGTGCAACGGCTGTCGTTGCGCAAACTCTAG
- the alr gene encoding alanine racemase — protein MNETAKRARATIDLAAVRSNVRALRDRAPRAELMAVVKSDGYGHGAVRCARAAREAGAGWLGTALPEEAFALRAAGDTGRLLCWLWTPGGPWRRAIEQDIEVAVSGLWALREVTAAARECGRAARVQLKIDTGLGRNGCAPADWPELTAAARAAEAEGVLTVSGVWSHFACADEPGHPSIAAQLAVFQEGLRTAERAGLHPEVRHIANTPALLTLPEAHFDLVRTGIGIYGVSPSPEVGTSQDFGLRPAMTLEASLASVKRVPGGHGVSYGHHYTTPGETSLALVPLGYADGIPRHASGTGPVLVAGKWRTVAGRIAMDQFVVDLGGDSAEPGDPAVLFGPGDRGEPTAEDWARVAGTIGYEIVTRIGSRVPRVYVDSGIRSEAEGDSALTGGTA, from the coding sequence ATGAACGAGACAGCGAAGCGCGCCCGCGCCACCATCGACCTCGCCGCCGTGCGGTCGAATGTGCGTGCCCTGCGGGACCGCGCACCCCGGGCAGAGCTGATGGCCGTGGTCAAGTCCGACGGCTATGGACACGGAGCGGTGCGCTGTGCGCGCGCCGCCCGTGAGGCCGGTGCGGGCTGGCTGGGTACGGCGCTGCCCGAGGAGGCCTTCGCGCTGCGGGCGGCCGGTGACACCGGGCGGCTGCTGTGCTGGCTGTGGACGCCGGGCGGCCCCTGGCGCCGGGCCATCGAGCAGGACATCGAGGTCGCGGTGAGCGGGCTGTGGGCGCTGCGCGAGGTGACCGCGGCGGCCCGGGAGTGCGGCCGTGCCGCCCGCGTCCAGCTCAAGATCGACACCGGGCTCGGCCGCAACGGCTGCGCCCCCGCCGACTGGCCGGAGCTGACCGCCGCCGCCCGGGCCGCCGAGGCCGAGGGCGTGCTGACGGTCAGCGGTGTCTGGTCGCACTTCGCCTGCGCCGACGAGCCCGGCCACCCCTCGATCGCCGCCCAGCTGGCCGTCTTCCAGGAGGGGTTGCGGACCGCCGAGCGGGCCGGGCTGCACCCCGAGGTGCGGCATATCGCCAACACCCCGGCGCTGCTGACCCTCCCCGAGGCGCACTTCGACCTGGTCCGTACCGGTATCGGTATCTACGGCGTCTCGCCCAGCCCCGAGGTCGGGACCTCGCAGGACTTCGGGCTGCGGCCCGCGATGACGCTGGAGGCCTCGCTCGCCTCGGTCAAGCGCGTCCCGGGCGGCCACGGCGTGTCGTACGGGCACCACTACACGACGCCCGGGGAGACCTCCCTGGCGCTGGTCCCGCTCGGCTATGCGGACGGCATCCCGCGGCACGCCTCCGGCACCGGCCCGGTGCTGGTCGCCGGCAAGTGGCGGACGGTCGCCGGGCGGATCGCGATGGACCAGTTCGTGGTCGATCTGGGCGGCGACAGCGCCGAGCCGGGGGATCCGGCGGTGCTGTTCGGCCCGGGGGACCGCGGTGAGCCGACCGCGGAGGACTGGGCCAGGGTGGCCGGAACCATCGGCTACGAGATCGTCACCCGGATCGGAAGCCGGGTCCCGCGCGTCTATGTGGACAGCGGCATACGGAGCGAAGCCGAAGGAGACAGCGCGCTCACGGGGGGTACGGCATGA
- the glmS gene encoding glutamine--fructose-6-phosphate transaminase (isomerizing): protein MCGIVGYVGGQSALDVVLAGLKRLEYRGYDSAGVAVLADGGLAAAKKAGKLANLEKELADRPLPAGATGIGHTRWATHGGPTDENAHPHLDNAGRVSVVHNGIIENFAGLRAELTDRGHELASETDTEVVAHLLAECYSSCGELAEAMRQVCRRLEGAFTLVAVHADEPDVVVGARRNSPLVVGVGDGEAFLASDVAAFIAHTREAIELGQDQVVELRREAVTVTDFDGAPAEVREYHVDWDASAAEKGGYDYFMLKEIAEQPKAVADTLLGRIDASGVLSLDEVRIPPEVLREVDKVVIVACGTAYHAGMIAKYAIEHWTRIPCETELASEFRYRDPILDRHTLVIAISQSGETMDTLMALRHAREQGAKVLAICNTNGSTIPRESDAVLYTHAGPEVAVASTKAFLTQLVACYLVALYVAQVRGTKWGDEIRAVVRELAAIGTQVEQVLGTMEPVRELARSLADKNTVLFLGRHVGYPVALEGALKLKELAYMHAEGFAAGELKHGPIALIEDDLPVVVVVPSPRGRSVLHDKIVSNIQEIRARGARTIVIAEEGDETVVPYADHLVRIPRTPVLLQPLVSTVPLQVFACELATARGNEVDQPRNLAKSVTVE from the coding sequence ATGTGCGGAATCGTGGGATATGTGGGCGGGCAGAGCGCCCTTGACGTCGTCCTGGCCGGGCTGAAGCGGCTGGAGTACCGCGGGTATGACTCGGCGGGGGTCGCCGTGCTGGCCGATGGTGGTCTGGCGGCGGCCAAGAAGGCCGGGAAACTGGCCAACCTGGAGAAGGAGCTGGCGGACCGTCCGCTGCCGGCCGGTGCGACGGGGATCGGGCACACCCGGTGGGCCACGCACGGCGGGCCCACCGACGAGAACGCCCATCCGCATCTGGACAACGCCGGCCGGGTCTCGGTCGTGCACAACGGCATCATCGAGAACTTCGCCGGGCTGCGCGCCGAACTCACCGACCGCGGGCACGAGTTGGCATCCGAGACGGACACCGAGGTCGTGGCGCATCTGCTCGCGGAGTGCTACTCGTCGTGCGGTGAGCTGGCCGAGGCGATGCGGCAGGTGTGCCGGCGGCTGGAGGGCGCGTTCACGCTGGTCGCGGTGCATGCCGATGAGCCGGATGTGGTCGTCGGGGCGCGCCGGAACTCGCCGCTGGTGGTGGGCGTCGGGGACGGCGAGGCCTTCCTGGCCTCCGATGTGGCGGCGTTCATCGCGCACACCCGCGAGGCGATCGAGCTGGGCCAGGACCAGGTCGTGGAGCTGCGCCGGGAGGCCGTGACGGTCACCGACTTCGACGGGGCGCCCGCCGAGGTGCGCGAGTACCACGTCGACTGGGACGCCTCGGCCGCCGAGAAGGGCGGCTACGACTACTTCATGCTGAAGGAGATCGCGGAGCAGCCGAAGGCCGTCGCGGACACGCTGCTGGGGCGGATCGACGCGTCGGGCGTGCTGTCGCTGGACGAGGTGCGGATCCCGCCGGAGGTGCTGCGCGAGGTCGACAAGGTCGTCATCGTGGCGTGCGGGACGGCGTACCACGCGGGGATGATCGCCAAGTACGCGATCGAGCACTGGACGCGGATCCCCTGCGAGACCGAGCTGGCCAGCGAATTCCGCTACCGCGACCCGATCCTGGACCGGCACACGCTGGTGATCGCGATCAGCCAGTCCGGCGAGACGATGGACACCCTGATGGCGCTGCGGCACGCCCGTGAGCAGGGCGCGAAGGTGCTCGCCATCTGCAACACGAACGGCTCGACCATCCCGCGGGAGTCGGACGCGGTGCTGTACACGCACGCCGGGCCCGAGGTGGCGGTGGCGTCGACGAAGGCGTTTCTTACGCAGCTGGTGGCCTGCTATCTGGTGGCGCTGTACGTCGCGCAGGTGCGGGGCACGAAGTGGGGCGACGAGATCCGGGCGGTGGTGCGCGAACTGGCCGCCATCGGCACCCAGGTCGAGCAGGTGCTCGGCACGATGGAGCCGGTACGGGAGCTGGCGCGCTCCCTCGCCGACAAGAACACGGTGCTGTTCCTCGGGCGGCATGTGGGCTATCCGGTGGCGCTGGAGGGTGCGCTGAAGCTCAAGGAGCTTGCGTACATGCATGCGGAGGGCTTCGCGGCCGGGGAGCTCAAGCACGGGCCGATCGCGCTGATCGAGGACGATCTGCCGGTCGTCGTCGTGGTGCCGTCGCCGCGCGGGCGGTCCGTGCTGCACGACAAGATCGTGTCGAACATCCAGGAGATCCGGGCCCGGGGCGCGCGGACCATCGTCATCGCGGAGGAGGGCGACGAGACCGTCGTGCCCTACGCCGACCACCTCGTACGGATCCCGCGGACGCCGGTGCTGCTCCAGCCGCTGGTGTCCACCGTCCCGTTGCAGGTCTTCGCCTGTGAACTGGCCACCGCCCGTGGCAACGAGGTCGACCAGCCGCGCAACCTCGCCAAGTCGGTGACGGTGGAGTGA
- a CDS encoding L,D-transpeptidase, with product MKRTLSALLVGASLLVAGPPAVAVAPSPTVASPSAAYRLPALVPGLPRAVRETTRPRHIEYVPRSEAAPAGRAARCSASTGPYQRQAERYLGRQVDGRQSTGDCRAIRRFQQAHRIAPATGFAGPVTGAIVRVMRARKDPNRAGNCPALAQRTACVDLNRQLMWVQQGGQVILEPVAIRSGAPTMETRTGSYRIYLRHRHHISNLYGTRMPYAQFFDRGEALHGVYEDIFSGAGSHGCVNLTMTDARRAWEVLRKGDTVYVWGRKPGV from the coding sequence ATGAAACGCACCCTTTCGGCGCTGCTGGTCGGCGCCTCGCTCCTCGTTGCCGGGCCGCCCGCGGTGGCCGTGGCGCCGTCGCCCACCGTGGCGTCCCCGTCCGCCGCGTACCGCCTGCCCGCCCTGGTTCCCGGGCTGCCGCGCGCGGTGCGGGAGACCACCCGGCCCCGGCACATCGAGTACGTGCCGCGGTCCGAGGCGGCGCCCGCCGGCCGGGCGGCCCGGTGCAGCGCCTCCACCGGGCCCTACCAGCGGCAGGCGGAGCGCTATCTGGGGCGGCAGGTGGACGGGCGGCAGAGCACGGGGGACTGCCGGGCGATCCGGCGGTTCCAGCAGGCCCACCGCATCGCGCCGGCGACCGGCTTCGCCGGCCCGGTCACGGGGGCGATCGTGCGGGTGATGCGGGCCAGGAAGGACCCCAACCGGGCCGGGAACTGCCCCGCCCTCGCCCAGCGGACCGCGTGTGTCGACCTGAACCGGCAGCTGATGTGGGTGCAGCAGGGCGGCCAGGTGATCCTCGAACCGGTGGCGATCCGGTCCGGTGCGCCGACGATGGAGACCCGCACCGGCTCGTACCGGATCTATCTGCGCCACCGGCACCACATCTCGAACCTCTACGGCACGCGGATGCCCTACGCCCAGTTCTTCGACCGCGGGGAGGCGCTGCACGGCGTATACGAGGACATCTTCTCGGGGGCCGGCTCGCACGGCTGCGTCAACCTCACCATGACGGACGCGCGGCGGGCGTGGGAAGTGCTGAGGAAGGGCGACACCGTGTACGTCTGGGGGCGGAAGCCCGGCGTGTGA
- the glmM gene encoding phosphoglucosamine mutase — translation MGRLFGTDGVRGVANADLTAELALGLSVAAAHVLAEAGTFEGHRPVAVVGRDPRASGEFLEAAVVAGLASAGVDVLRVGVLPTPAVAYLTGSLGADLGVMLSASHNPMPDNGIKFFARGGHKLADELEDRIEQTYRAHSSGEPWERPTGAGVGRVTVYDEGFDNYVAHLVGVLPNRLDGLKIVIDGAHGAAARVSPEAFARAGADVITIGTDPDGLNINDGCGSTHLELLRAAVVEHGADLGVAHDGDADRCLAVDHAGNEIDGDQILAVLALGMREAGTLRKNIVVATVMSNLGFKLAMEGAGIDLVQTAVGDRYVLEEMKAHGLALGGEQSGHVIVLDHATTGDGTLTGLMLAARVATTGKPLAELAGVMERLPQILINVPDVDKSRVATSPEVTAAVAEAERELGATGRVLLRPSGTEPLVRVMVEAADIEQARAVAERLADAVKSALG, via the coding sequence GTGGGACGACTCTTCGGCACGGACGGTGTGCGCGGCGTCGCCAATGCGGATCTGACGGCGGAGCTGGCGCTCGGTCTGTCGGTCGCTGCGGCGCATGTGCTCGCGGAAGCCGGCACCTTCGAGGGGCACCGGCCGGTGGCGGTGGTCGGACGCGATCCACGCGCGTCCGGTGAGTTCCTGGAGGCCGCGGTCGTCGCGGGCCTGGCCAGCGCCGGTGTGGACGTGCTGCGGGTGGGGGTGCTCCCGACCCCGGCGGTCGCGTATCTGACCGGCTCGCTCGGTGCGGACCTCGGCGTGATGCTCTCCGCCAGCCACAACCCGATGCCCGACAACGGCATCAAGTTCTTCGCCCGCGGCGGCCACAAGCTCGCCGACGAGCTGGAGGACCGGATCGAGCAGACCTACCGCGCGCACAGCTCCGGCGAGCCCTGGGAGCGGCCGACCGGTGCCGGTGTGGGCCGGGTCACCGTCTATGACGAGGGCTTCGACAACTATGTCGCGCACCTCGTCGGTGTGCTGCCCAACCGGCTGGACGGGCTGAAGATCGTCATCGATGGCGCCCATGGCGCGGCGGCGCGGGTCTCGCCCGAGGCGTTCGCCCGGGCCGGTGCCGACGTCATCACGATCGGTACCGACCCCGACGGCCTGAACATCAACGACGGCTGCGGCTCCACGCACCTGGAGCTGCTGCGGGCGGCCGTGGTCGAGCACGGCGCGGACCTGGGTGTCGCCCACGACGGCGACGCGGACCGCTGCCTGGCCGTGGATCACGCGGGCAACGAGATCGACGGCGACCAGATCCTGGCCGTCCTGGCGCTCGGGATGCGCGAGGCGGGCACGCTGCGCAAGAACATCGTGGTCGCCACCGTGATGTCGAACCTCGGCTTCAAGCTGGCCATGGAGGGCGCGGGCATCGACCTCGTCCAGACCGCGGTCGGCGACCGCTACGTCCTGGAGGAGATGAAGGCGCACGGCCTCGCGCTGGGCGGTGAGCAGTCCGGGCACGTCATCGTGCTGGACCACGCCACCACCGGTGACGGCACGCTGACCGGTCTGATGCTGGCCGCCCGGGTCGCCACGACCGGCAAGCCGCTGGCCGAGCTGGCGGGCGTCATGGAGCGGCTGCCGCAGATCCTGATCAACGTCCCCGACGTCGACAAGTCCCGGGTGGCCACCTCGCCCGAGGTGACCGCGGCGGTCGCCGAGGCGGAGCGCGAGCTGGGCGCCACCGGGCGCGTGCTGCTGCGGCCGTCCGGTACGGAGCCGCTGGTGCGGGTCATGGTGGAGGCGGCGGACATCGAGCAGGCCCGTGCGGTGGCCGAGCGGCTGGCGGACGCGGTCAAGTCGGCGCTGGGATGA
- a CDS encoding WXG100 family type VII secretion target, whose protein sequence is MSNEGVGEEIVEAGLELVNPGGRPDVLRAAATAWRNMGSEMEEAFDALDKKVQATLGEHWKGDSADAFEHHWNALKAGIEKTEPTFTHAAKGLDEAADSIEEVNDEIHAIYVEIGVSIGVGVALSFVTLGFGGAAAAANATRLAAQAARVSARLASMLTRLASAFRRIAQLAKANKFLTNVAINWVGNTAGSVAGAAWSGGSVSGKDLWDATWQGGVGAAVGTAPGLKVAKLVEGSHAPTLLREAASGAAGGATGNVVGGWGTEAVKAANGDASNLEEFAWGTAANAVGGAAGGAAVAGVGRLNQPTEGFQVPEGFIPAPERSGPALSIDGPMGGISAGLAGAGQAVVQGEDEAEEKQPDAKSTPQSRSVKDTFG, encoded by the coding sequence GTGAGCAACGAAGGAGTCGGCGAGGAGATCGTCGAGGCCGGGCTGGAGCTCGTGAACCCCGGCGGTCGGCCGGATGTCCTGCGGGCGGCAGCCACAGCTTGGCGCAATATGGGCTCGGAGATGGAGGAAGCCTTCGATGCTCTCGATAAAAAGGTACAGGCGACGCTCGGCGAACACTGGAAGGGCGATTCGGCCGATGCCTTCGAGCACCACTGGAACGCGCTGAAGGCGGGCATTGAGAAGACGGAGCCCACCTTTACCCACGCGGCGAAGGGACTCGATGAAGCCGCCGATTCCATCGAAGAGGTCAACGATGAGATCCATGCGATCTACGTCGAGATCGGCGTCTCGATCGGCGTCGGCGTCGCTCTGTCCTTCGTGACGTTAGGCTTCGGAGGAGCAGCCGCGGCCGCCAACGCGACCCGCCTTGCCGCGCAGGCCGCTCGCGTCTCTGCTCGCCTGGCCTCGATGCTCACGCGGCTCGCTTCGGCGTTCCGGCGCATTGCTCAGCTTGCGAAGGCGAACAAGTTTCTCACGAACGTGGCCATCAACTGGGTGGGAAACACCGCGGGATCTGTTGCGGGCGCGGCATGGTCTGGCGGCTCGGTAAGCGGCAAGGACCTCTGGGATGCGACCTGGCAGGGTGGGGTGGGTGCGGCTGTGGGTACGGCACCCGGGCTCAAGGTCGCGAAACTTGTAGAAGGAAGTCATGCGCCGACGTTGCTCCGTGAAGCTGCGAGCGGAGCGGCTGGGGGTGCCACCGGCAACGTCGTCGGCGGCTGGGGTACAGAGGCCGTTAAGGCGGCAAACGGCGATGCGTCCAACTTGGAAGAGTTCGCGTGGGGTACCGCAGCCAATGCCGTTGGTGGTGCCGCGGGTGGCGCGGCCGTCGCGGGAGTCGGGCGCCTCAATCAGCCGACCGAAGGGTTCCAGGTGCCTGAGGGCTTCATCCCGGCGCCTGAGCGGAGCGGCCCCGCGCTGTCGATCGACGGCCCGATGGGTGGGATCAGCGCGGGCTTGGCAGGAGCAGGCCAGGCTGTGGTCCAGGGGGAGGATGAGGCGGAGGAAAAGCAGCCTGATGCCAAGTCAACCCCTCAGAGTCGAAGCGTGAAGGATACTTTCGGATGA
- a CDS encoding DUF389 domain-containing protein yields MLHLRLIVPADRTDEVLQLLEQTVGTTHLVVLSGAAREPRGDVVLCDVAREAGDGLLARLREMGLDRSGSIALEHIDLSLSRRADRAEDEAPGEGADAVLWESLTDATHEESTLSATYLAFLTLATMIAACGVVLDNAILIVGAMAVGPEFGPLAGISTALVRRALRPAWRSLVALVVGFVVAMVLTCGFSYFMDAVGLFTEHRVEGPRPNTSFIWQPDWMSFVVAFLAGVAGTLSLTSAKSGALVGVAISVTTVPAAANAAVAFTYGDYAQTWGSVGQLGLNMVGIVIAGTLTLATQKLLWARHGTLPVAR; encoded by the coding sequence GTGCTGCATCTGCGCCTGATCGTCCCCGCGGACCGTACGGACGAGGTGCTCCAGCTGCTGGAGCAGACCGTCGGGACCACCCATCTCGTCGTGCTGAGCGGGGCGGCCCGGGAGCCGAGGGGCGATGTGGTGCTGTGCGATGTCGCCCGGGAGGCCGGTGACGGACTGCTGGCCCGGCTGCGGGAGATGGGCCTCGACCGGAGTGGTTCCATCGCGCTGGAGCACATCGATCTCTCGCTGTCCCGGCGGGCCGACCGGGCGGAGGACGAGGCCCCCGGCGAGGGCGCGGACGCCGTGCTGTGGGAGTCGCTGACCGACGCCACCCACGAGGAGTCGACGCTGTCGGCCACCTACCTCGCGTTCCTGACCCTCGCGACGATGATCGCGGCCTGCGGTGTGGTCCTCGACAACGCCATCCTGATCGTCGGCGCGATGGCGGTCGGCCCCGAGTTCGGCCCGCTGGCGGGCATCTCCACGGCCCTGGTCCGGCGCGCCCTGCGGCCGGCCTGGCGCTCGCTGGTGGCGCTGGTCGTCGGCTTCGTCGTGGCCATGGTGCTGACCTGCGGCTTCAGCTACTTCATGGATGCGGTGGGGCTGTTCACCGAGCACCGGGTCGAGGGTCCGCGGCCCAATACGTCGTTCATCTGGCAGCCGGACTGGATGTCGTTCGTGGTGGCCTTCCTCGCCGGCGTCGCCGGCACCCTCTCGCTGACCTCGGCGAAGTCCGGCGCCCTGGTGGGCGTGGCCATCTCCGTGACGACCGTGCCCGCCGCCGCCAACGCCGCCGTCGCCTTCACCTACGGCGACTACGCGCAGACCTGGGGCTCCGTCGGCCAGCTCGGGCTGAACATGGTGGGCATCGTGATCGCCGGCACCCTCACCCTGGCCACCCAGAAGCTGCTGTGGGCCCGGCACGGCACCCTCCCGGTCGCCCGCTAG
- a CDS encoding type VII secretion target, producing MAKEFHIEPAELGKLGKEFASYAYDIESALKGFKGKTDSEAIHDGFGLLTESEEVTSAYIELSENMSESLGKLHKHLEAIGELLRENVKNSEESDEHIAAAFKRGEK from the coding sequence GTGGCCAAAGAATTCCATATTGAACCTGCTGAGCTGGGAAAACTTGGGAAAGAATTTGCCAGCTATGCGTATGACATTGAGAGTGCCCTCAAAGGGTTCAAGGGGAAGACGGACTCTGAGGCGATCCACGATGGGTTCGGCCTGCTGACCGAGTCCGAGGAGGTCACCTCCGCGTACATCGAGCTGTCCGAGAACATGTCGGAGTCTCTGGGGAAGCTTCATAAGCACCTTGAGGCGATCGGCGAACTCCTGCGGGAGAATGTGAAAAACAGCGAGGAGTCGGACGAACACATCGCTGCTGCATTCAAGCGGGGGGAAAAGTGA
- a CDS encoding holo-ACP synthase: MIIGVGIDVAEIDRFEAALERTPELAHRLFIEDELILPSGERRGIASLAARFAAKEALAKALGAPSGLRWTDAEVYVEDSGQPRLRVQGTVEARAAELGVRSWHVSLSHDAGVASAVVIAEG; the protein is encoded by the coding sequence GTGATCATCGGGGTGGGGATCGATGTCGCCGAGATCGACCGGTTCGAGGCGGCGCTGGAGCGCACGCCGGAGCTGGCGCATCGGCTGTTCATCGAGGACGAGCTGATATTGCCGAGCGGTGAACGGCGCGGCATCGCCTCCCTGGCGGCGCGGTTCGCCGCCAAGGAGGCGCTGGCCAAGGCGCTCGGGGCGCCGAGCGGGCTGCGCTGGACCGATGCCGAGGTGTACGTCGAGGACAGCGGGCAGCCGCGGCTGCGGGTGCAGGGCACGGTCGAGGCACGGGCGGCGGAGCTCGGGGTCCGCTCGTGGCATGTGTCGCTGAGCCATGACGCGGGGGTCGCCTCCGCCGTGGTGATCGCCGAGGGGTGA